In Thermococcus celericrescens, the genomic stretch GGTGGGGAGAGAGGCTGATATTCACCAACGTGGAGCCCCACGAAAGGGAAGAGCTGGCAAAGCTGGGGAGCGTTTTGGCCCAGAGCGTCACGGAGTTCCCCTTCGACAGGTCGAAGCTCATAATCCTAGACCCCTTCGCCGAGGAGGAGCTTAAGCCCAAGGATATAGAGGAAGACAGCATAATAGTCGTCGGCGGAATCCTCGGCGACTTCGAGTTCACGGGGAAAACAAAGAAGTTCATAACCGAGAAGATTGAAGGCGCAAAGGCCAGACACATAGGGAGCGTGCAGTTCTCCATAGACGGCTCGGCGATAGTGGCAAAGCTCATCGCGGAGGGGAAGAGGCTGGGGGAGATAGAGTACGAGCTTAACCCGACGATAAAGCTGGACGAGTTCAGCGAGATAACCCTCCACTACGCGGTGCCGAAGCTGGAGGGGAGGCTTTTGCTTACGCCGGGGCTCATAGAACTCCAGAAGAGGGAGCTGGGCTACACGGAAACGGACGATGGGATAAGCGACGAGGAGCTTGAGGCGTTTTTCGAGGGGAAGGGGGAGCTTTAAGTCGAATCCCCCAAATTCTTTCGGATTCGTTGGGTTTCTACAGGGACATTCTCCGGGACGGCACACGATTACCCAGTTAGAGATTTATCTCCATACGACAGGCGTTGACTGTTTTTAGACCTATCGAATCCAGTGTGTTAAACACAACCTTAAAACGTAAGACTTATAAGGCTCAATGTGTTATTACTAATGCCTCCTAAGGAGGTGCTACCATGAAGCGTAGGATACTGCTCGGAGTCCTCCTCATTGGAGGACTATTGATCGGCCTCGTGAACGCGGCAGGTAGCATTTCCACCCAAAGCTGCTGGACGCCCTGGGACCACAACAGCGACGTCAGAGAGTGGAGCCGGGACGAGTGGGTCTGGGCAGGCATTCACGGCCAGGTTCTTGTATGTGACGGAAAATTCCAGAAGGTTCTCACCGACACCGTCTGGGGAACAGCCACAGCGAAGGGAGTTACCGTGATAAGTAAGGGCATCAGGAAAGGCTCAGATATCTCATATGCATACGTCACATACAATAGAGATGGAAAAATAACCACTGCCTTTGCGGACATACCCCACTACTTTGGATAATCAGGGGGAAACAAAATGAGGAGGGCAGTTCTATCTTTTTCAATTCTTCTTTTGGTTATTTCATCTTTCCCCAATGTACAAAGCACAGAAAAGCCGAAGACACCTCCGTGGTTCCGGGAGGGAACGTATTTAAAATACACCATGATGATGCCCACGAATCCAAAGAACGGGGAGGTAAATGTTATTGAAGTGTGGCCCAGGCTACTTCCATCTCAAGATGTTCTTAAGAGCGTTATTGGGGACTTAAGCGACAGCTCAACTGTGACTCTCTTGGTTTATGGGGACATGTATCTGGCCATTAAAATCACGAACATAACCAATGATACAGCGTATGTTCAGATCGCGCTGGAATTAAACAACGTGAGTCCGAGACCGGGAATTACCATTCCTCAATTAAGCTTGAATAGAACACTACTTCTTAACCTAACAGATATGGTTTACTATGAAGAAGACGGCACGCCAATTGGCAGACCCATGTTTTTTGTGGATCCAATGCGTTTACCGAAAGAAGACGACTACTTAGTCTTTCCAGCCTTTCTAAAAAAACATGGTATCGTCTCTGACAAGATAACAATAAGAAACGTCTCATATACCTGGATGGAAAACAAAGTGCTCCACACACATTACAAAGATTTCATGCCTCCGTACCTCTACGTTGATGGTAGGGGACGGTATCTCGTGTATAACCGAAAAACAGGAGAAAGCTTTGATATCATAACTCAGTTAGTTTACGACATAGATACTAGCATTTTAATAACAACCGGGGTTTGTGATATCACCCCCGAACTCGTTAGTTTAGGCATTGTTAAGATGATTGCCCTTGATAGGGTTAACTCCAGGAAGCTTGAAAAACTCATTGAGGAAGGGAAAGCTGACAAGGAGTGGTACGCTCAGGGTTTCAACCTCTACGACACCAACATCAAGCTCCATGACTATGGAAGCGGACGTTCACCTTCGACGCCGGTTAAGTACTTCTTCGCCCTCTCGCTCGTCGTTCTCGCTATGACAGCTTTGTGGACGGAAAGGAGGTGGAAATGGTGAGATGGAAGGTCATTTTCCTAGCATTTTTGGTGGCCGGTCTGCTCGTTCCCCCCGCGTATTCGGCCGGAGAAAGCGCGATGGAGAGGCCCGGCTACCTGTTCGTTGAGGCGCCCCGTGGTCTGGTGGCTGATATAGTAGGGGTAGGCTCTTACGCTACTCCCGTAGGTCTGGTGCTCCCTCCTGGAAACTACACCGTCAGGATAACCGGAAACGTCACGGTGGTTGCCTGGGTTTCGGTGGTGGCTGAAACCGCCACCATCGTTCGCGTGAATCCCAGTGAGATTGCGGAGGCGGTTTCAGGGGTGGGAATCGTGTCGATAAGGGCAATCTTCAACGAGAGCGCCAACTACAGCCGGGAGAAGCTCAACCCACCCTTTAATCCCCTTCAGAAAATCACTGGTTGTGGCTACGGGAGTCTGTACATAAACATATCCAGGCCGGTTCCAATGGACCTCGTGGAGAGGGGACCCGAGGAGGTTTACCTGATTCCAAACGGGACGTTCATACACATTGGTGACTCAGACGGGAAGCCTTGCATAGAGTACGTTGAAGTCAATGTGGGAGCAGCCCACGCGGAGAGCGTCAGAAACGCCACCTACCTCGTCCCTTGGGCGCGGCTGGAGATAACTTCGGTTCCCAATGACCTAACGTTTTACATCAACGGGGGTCATAACATATACATCTTCTACACCCCAATGGGTATTTACGTCCCGGCAATCCCCCACGACGTCTACAACGCCACCGCCGTCGGTTACTACGGAACGATACGGATTCCGGTAATTCACAGGCTCGAGGCCCACACGGTGGGAATAGCTGAGGACCACTACCTAATCGAAAGTGTCGTGAAAGTTGCCCCCAACGAGACGTACCACATCAACGTGGACATGGAAAAGGTGAAGTCCACGCTGACGGTGGAGAGGGAGGCTGTGAGAGCGGTTCCCCTTGAAGTCGATTCCGAGCCGGGCAACGCTTCCATCGTGGTCACAGATGGTGTTTTAAGGGTCTTTGCCACCACACCGGCGACACTGTTCCTTCCCCCTGGGAACTACACGGTCATAGCATCTAGAGACAACCTCTCCGCCAGGGAATCGGTGGTTCTTACGGAGAGCGCAAGCGCCTTCCTGAAACTCTCCCCGGCCAACGCGATCCTCCACGTCGTGACGTATCCGGGCAACGCGACGGTGCTCCTGAACGGCGAGGAGGTCAAGGCTAAAAACCTCACCCTCAGCCCCGGATGCTACAACATAACCGTGGAGGCTCCCGGCTATCTCACGAAGAGCGTGGAGGTAATCCTCGCGCCCAACGAATCGAAGAGGATTGAAGTGAGCCTGGAGAAGAAGCCCGCGGTGGAGGACCAGGAAATCGTCATCTCACCGCCTTCGAGCGGAGTGGACGACATCAAATCGGAGGAGAGCCCGGCCAACGAAAACGACATTCCCGAGGGCACCCAAACCCTCCCAACGTCACCCACCAATGACGTCCCCGATCAAGCAGGAAGGGACAACGGCTCCCTGTGGGTCAAGATAGTTATCCTCATCGGGGTCGTGGGTGCGGTCTACCTGGCCCTGAGACTGAGGAGGTGAGGCAATGAGGGCACAGATAAGGTGGGAGCTTGAGGACCCATACAACCTCATCGTCTTTATGTTTGGTTTTATCATGCTCGGCATCACCTTCTTTTCCGGCCTGACGGGCAACGACATGGTCTTCATGATAGCCGGCCCAGACAAGATTATAGTTTCCGAATCGGCCAAGAACATTGGCCTAACTCTCCCGAGGCTGGGAACCGAAGAGTACACGATATTCGCGCTCACTGGGGCGTTGCTCGTCTCCCTGATGCTAAGATACGACAGAGATACGAGGGTTGCCAAAAGCGTCTACAGCCTACCGGTCAGGAACCACTCGGTGGTCTTATCAAAGACCCTCTCCGCGATGGTGCTGCTCTGCCTTGCCTCAATTCTGCCGGCATTCTTGGCTTTCGTCTACATTCACGGGGACATTCCGGGCCTCATCGGAAGAACCCTCTTTGGTGAGGGATTTCTCGCCGGCTATCTCCTCTACTGGGCCATGATGGTGCTCTACGTGGTGTCAGTATCGGCCCTGGTGGCGATGCTTTCACCCAACACCTTCGCCTCCCTCCTCGGGAGCATCACGCTCCTCTACGTCCCCCTCGTGCTCAAACTGAGGAGCCTTCCCCCAGCGGTGATTGACGACGCGTTCTTCAAAGCCTACACCACCCAGTTTTACCCCTCCGACAGAATAGCGGCGTTCCTTGACGGTTCATTCTACATGGGGCTTCTCCTTCCGGTGGCGATGCTGGGGATGGCCCTTATACTCAGCGAGTGGAGGGACGTCTCATGAGACTTCTAAAGGCGGTGCTGCTGTCGGTGGTCATCTTGACCCTCCTTGTGTTCCCAATAGAAAAGAACGCGCTGACCCAGCCGATTTCCGAGGTCGTTCTCATGGGGCAGGGGATTGTAGTGCCCTCCTCGGGAATGGCTGTACTAAGCTCCAGCGCCGACGAGGGAACCGACTACACCGTCAGGGTCTTCGACCCCGAAAGCAGTAGAGCGATCCTCGAAAGAAACGTGACCGGCAGTTTCAGGGGCAGGGTCTTCCTGGAGCACTCCGGCCCCTACTACCTCTCCGTGGGGTCGATGACACCGGTTACCCTGGCGGTCAGGGTGATCAACAGGTATCCCTCGGTAACGGTCCTCAACATCAGGTACGGCCTGGGGGGAGTGAGTGCCCTCCTTCTGGCGGCAGTTCTGCTGGTGGAGGGGAGGAGACGATGATAACCGCGAGGAACCTCACCAAGCGGTTCGGAAGGCTGATAGCGCTGGACTCCGTAGACCTCGAAATCGATGAGGGACTAACGCTTATACTCGGTCCCAACGGCGGCGGAAAGAGCACCTTCCTGAACCTCTGCGCTGGCCTCTACAGGCCAAGCAAAGGGGAAATCAAGGTCCTGGGGGAGAACCCCTGGAGCAACGACGGGCTGAGGAAAAGGATAGGCGTCTCCTTCGACCCGCCGGCTCTTCCGAAGCACAGGACGGCCAGGGAATGGCTCAACTACCTGGCCAGGGTCAAGGGGCTGGGGGAGAGGGAGGTAAGGGAAGCCGCGGAGCTCTTCTCGGCGGTGAAATACCTCGACAGAAAGATGGGAGAGTACTCCGCCGGCATGCTCAAGAGGATCAGCCTCACCCAGGCGTTCCTCGGAAAGCCGGAGCTGGTGCTCCTTGATGAGCCTCTAGCCAACTTGGATCTGGAGGGGATAAAGGAAGTCGCAGGAGTTATAGGAGAGCTGGCCCAAAAGGGGACCAACATGGTCGTGATTTCCCACATCTGGCGCCCCCTGGGGGAGTTCGCAGACAGAATCGTTGTGATAGCCGCGGGGAGGGTGGTGCTGACGGGAACTCCTGAGGAGGTGGTGCCCGAGATCGAGGGGATATGACTTTTTCTCTTTCAAGCTTCGTCCTTTAGGGCGGGGTACGGTGTCCTGCAAATTAGTTATTAAGCGGGAAGCAACACTCTTTTAAAGCCCAAAAACCATACCATTCTTTGAAATGAAGCGTTCAATAACAGTAAAACTACAACCCTCAAAGGAGCAGGAGAAAGCACTCTTCGAGTTAGCCCAAGCCACGGCAATCATCTGGAACAAGCTGAATTACCAACGCTTAAAACAATTCAAAGAATTCGGCAAGATTGATTTTAATGGAACAGAAAAAGAAGCTTATCAAGCCTTCAAAAACTGGATTGGTGGCTCAACAATCCAACAATTAGCCAGAAAGAACGCTGAAAGCTGGCGTTCCTTCTTCTCCCTGAACAAAAAGAAAAAGAGTGGAGATCTTCCAGAATGGTTCAAGCCAAAACCTCCGGGATTCGTCAGGGAGAAAAATGGAAAAAAGCTCTTCATTATTCCACTCCGGAACGACCAGTATCGGGTTGAGGGGAGCGTTTTAGAACTCAGAAGGCTCGGTAAGTTTGGAAAGCTCAGAATACAGTTCAAAGGGAGAATACACTTGAAAGGCAAACAGGGGAGATTAGAGATAACTTACGACCCAATTAAAAGAAAATGGTATGCTCACATCAGCATCACGGTGA encodes the following:
- a CDS encoding PEGA domain-containing protein; its protein translation is MVRWKVIFLAFLVAGLLVPPAYSAGESAMERPGYLFVEAPRGLVADIVGVGSYATPVGLVLPPGNYTVRITGNVTVVAWVSVVAETATIVRVNPSEIAEAVSGVGIVSIRAIFNESANYSREKLNPPFNPLQKITGCGYGSLYINISRPVPMDLVERGPEEVYLIPNGTFIHIGDSDGKPCIEYVEVNVGAAHAESVRNATYLVPWARLEITSVPNDLTFYINGGHNIYIFYTPMGIYVPAIPHDVYNATAVGYYGTIRIPVIHRLEAHTVGIAEDHYLIESVVKVAPNETYHINVDMEKVKSTLTVEREAVRAVPLEVDSEPGNASIVVTDGVLRVFATTPATLFLPPGNYTVIASRDNLSARESVVLTESASAFLKLSPANAILHVVTYPGNATVLLNGEEVKAKNLTLSPGCYNITVEAPGYLTKSVEVILAPNESKRIEVSLEKKPAVEDQEIVISPPSSGVDDIKSEESPANENDIPEGTQTLPTSPTNDVPDQAGRDNGSLWVKIVILIGVVGAVYLALRLRR
- a CDS encoding ABC transporter ATP-binding protein, whose protein sequence is MITARNLTKRFGRLIALDSVDLEIDEGLTLILGPNGGGKSTFLNLCAGLYRPSKGEIKVLGENPWSNDGLRKRIGVSFDPPALPKHRTAREWLNYLARVKGLGEREVREAAELFSAVKYLDRKMGEYSAGMLKRISLTQAFLGKPELVLLDEPLANLDLEGIKEVAGVIGELAQKGTNMVVISHIWRPLGEFADRIVVIAAGRVVLTGTPEEVVPEIEGI